The DNA window TTTTTCGTTTGGAGCATTGCTTTTGCCTGAAGAAAAAACGGTGGCAAAAAACAGGGCCGGAATTAGCGGGATTAAAAAGACCCAGATGGAAGAAAATGGGATGAACGGCAATATTTGAAAGAGGAAAATCAATCCTATGATGCTTAGAATTATTATCCTTGCAATACCAATTTCTGCAAGCAATCTGAAAAACTGATTGAAATGTACTCTGCAGAGATGGATCAATAAATTCAGATGGAATTGCATTCCTAATTTTAGTTTTTTTATTTTTTTGATAAAAATTTCAACACAGACAAAACGAAGATTGCATTGAATATTTTAGACGTACAGGATGTTTCTAAATCTTTTGGAGAAAATACCGCCCTGCAAAACGTTAGCCTGAGTATCTCAAAAGGAGAAATATTTGGTCTTCTGGGCCCAAACGGAGCGGGAAAATCTACCATGATCCGGATAATCACTCAGATCATCAAAGCAGATAGCGGTGAAATCTTAATAAAAGGCGAAAAGCTAAAACCCGAGCACATCGAGGTAATCGGTTATTTGCCCGAAGAGCGCGGTCTTTATAAGAAAATGAAAGTTGGCGATCAGCTGATGTATCTGGCGCGCCTGAAAGGACTTGAAAAAAGCGAGGCTTTTGAAAAGATAAAATACTGGATTAAAAAATTTGAAATTGAGGAATGGTGGAATAAAAAGATTGAAGACCTTTCAAAGGGCATGCAACAAAAGGTCCAGTTCATTTCTACGGTAGTGCACGATCCGGATATTTTAATTCTCGATGAACCGTTTTCCGGTTTTGACCCAATTAATGCCAATTTGATCCGCGATGAAATACTCCAGCTTCGCGATCAGGGCTGTTCGATCATTTTTTCTACCCACAGAATGGAATCCGTAGAGGAGTTATGTGATCATATTGCCCTGATCAATAATGCCAAAAAAATCCTGGATGGGCCTAAATTCGAAATTAAAGAAGCGCATAAAAAGCATTCTTACCGTGTGGAATACAAAGGGGATGATTTAGCACTGGCAGCCCCCTATGCCATCAGCTCTAATGCCACACTTCAGAATACAAACAAGGAGACAGTGATTATTGATCAATCAAAAGGAGATCCCAATGAGCTCATCAAATTATTGGCGCAGAAAGTAGAGATTCATTCCTTTTCCGAAATTATACCCAGCATGAATGATATTTTCATTTCAAAAGTACAGGAGGTCAATCATGGATAAGATCTGGCTCATTTTACAAAGGGAATACCTGACCAGGGTAAAGAAAAAGTCATTTATCATTATGACCATTCTGACGCCGGTTTTATTCGGTGCAATGATCTTTTTTGTGGCCTGGTTTTCAACTAAAAAAGGAGATAAAAAGGTCATAGAAGTCCTCGATGATTCGGGTTATTTTGAAAAGAAGCTGAAAAGCAATGAAGAGGTTAATTTTGTATTTATCGGCGGTGATTTGGAAAAAGCCAAAGCTGATTTTGAGGCACATGGCAGTTTTGGGCTTTTGTACATCCCTAAAATAGACATCGACAAACCCGATGGATTAAAGCTTTTTTCAGGACAGAACCCAAGTTTTGATTTGGTCAATATGATCAAAGGTCAGATCAGCGAGGAAATTCGTCAATTGCGTATATCCGATTTGGATATCGATGAAACAATGCTCGATAAACTCAATGTGGATGTCAATCTGAAAACCCTGAACATGACAGAAACCGGGGAAAAGGAAAGCAATGCGGGTGTCAATTTTGGAATCGGTTATATCGCCAGTTTTCTGATTTATATATTCATTTTTCTCTATGGTGCACAGGTCATGCGGGGAGTGATAGAAGAAAAATCAAGCCGAATTGTGGAAGTCATTATTTCTTCGGTAAAACCCTTTCAACTGATGATGGGAAAGGTTTTGGGCGTAGCGGCAGTGGGTTTGACCCAGTTCGTAATATGGGTGATCCTGATGTCTGCAGTCTCGGCATCGGCCAGCACCTTTACCGGAATCAATGAACTCAAAGATAATCCGGCGGTCACAAGAGGTGCGGATGTGGATTTTGAACAAATGGAAAACAATGAGGAGATAGCGGGAATTTTCAGGGCCATAGAAAACATTCCCATCGCACAAATCATTTCTCTCTTTATTTTCTATTTTTTGGGCGGATACCTGGTCTACGCTTCGCTATTTGCCATGGTGGGTTCGGCAGTGGATTCCGAGGCCGACTCCCAGCAATTCATGCTTCCGATTACCATTCCTTTGCTATTGGCTATTTTTAGTTTGGGCCCCGTTTTAAGCGATCCCAATTCCCAATTGGCATTTTGGTTGTCGATGATCCCTTTTACTTCGCCTGTGGTAATGATGGGCCGTATCGCCTATGGTGTAGCCGGCTGGGAAATAGCCTTATCCATGCTCTTGCTGATCGGCGGTTTTGTTTTGACCACTTGGGTAGCGGCGAGGGTTTACAGAGTGGGAATATTAATTCACGGATCGAAAGTGAACTACAAGGTCTTGGTAAAATGGTTTTTTCAGAATTGAACAATATAAATTAGAAATTAGAAATTAGAAATTAGAAATTAGGAATGAGCAATGAGCAATGAGCAATGAGCAATTAGTTTAACTTTTAGCCATTAACCATTAATATTTTCTTTTCTTCGCTCTAAATTTGAAGGGGACCCCGCAATGCGGCTTCGCCTTATGCGGGGATAGTCTTTTATTGAGGTATTATTATTTGATTCAACATTTTCATGCATGCTCATGCGAATTTCAACTTTCAACTTTAAACTCTAAACTTTAAACTTTAAACTTTTCATTTAGAACATAAAGTAGTTTTTGATCCAACGATTTTCTAATTTCGCGGCAAATTTGAACGGTCATGTTAAACTTTAAGGAAATAGCTTCTGTATCTATCATTTTATTCTCTGTAATAGATATTCTGGGATCGATTCCCATCATTATAAATCTGAGAAAGAAATTCGGGCATATCCAGTCTGAAAAGATATCCATTGTGGCCATTGTGATCATGGTTGCTTTTCTCTTTTTGGGAGAATCCATCCTAAAATTATTTGGTATTGATGTCTATTCATTCGCCATTGCCGGTGCAATTATCATTTTCTTACTCGGTATGGAAATGGTGCTCGGTGTAGAGATTTTTAAAGCCAGCCCCGGAGAGAAATCCTCATCCTCTGTAGTGCCCATAGCTTTCCCTTTGATAGCAGGAGCCGGTACCATGACGACCATTCTTTCTTTGCGCGCGGAGTTTGAACAAATCAACGTACTGGTCGGTATTTTTGTCAATATGGTTCTGGTTTATATCGTTTTAAAATCCAGCAATTGGCTGGAAAGAAAAATCGGCCAGGCGGGTTTTAACATTTTAAGAAAAGTCTTTGGAATAATCCTACTGGCCATTGCCATTAAGCTCTTCAAGCAAAATGTATTGCATTAAAAGAAGATGCCCAGATCGAGGGAAATAAAATTGATGGTGGCTTTTTGTTTTTCACCCTGTGGCCCGGGATCGGTTTGTTCCGATGCCAATACCATTCCGCTGTCATTGGTGAGATAAGCTCTTTTATTCAATTGATTTAATATTCCCTGATGGTAGCTAATGCCTGCAATGGCTGTGGTGTTTCCGGATATGTTGTATTCGATTCCCGCACCTATTAGAATACTCAAATTGAACAATCTTGAGTCATCATTAAAGTCACGATCCTCAATTTCCACATTGATATTGCTGTTGGGATCTGTAAAGTAATCTTCTGAACGATTGTAATTCACTGCAGCTACGGCTCCAAATTTCCCATAATAGTTAAGGGCATTTAACAAGGTGGTTCTCATTTTTAATGCAAGTGGCAATTGCACGGCGCTGGATTTAACATCGCTTTCTCCTCTTACTTTAAACTCCTGACCGAGTTGATTTCTGTAGATGTCCGGATAGCTCAGTTTTCCTCCGTAATTCAACAAATGCAATCCTGTGCTCAGAGAATAAGTGCCTGAAAAGAAATAATCCACATTAAAGCCCCATGACCAACCGGCTTTTGCTCCATTAGAACTGTAGGGGTCCGAACTAATGTTATACCAACTCAGATTTGGTGCAATGCCCAATCCAAATCGCACATCGCCGCTGTAATATTCCTGCGCCTGAAGATTATTGATAGAGAAAAGAAATAATACAGTGAAAATTGTTTTTAGGAATGTCTTTTTACCTTTCATCATTTCTTATTATTTAGAGCAATAATCAATGCTAAGTATTTCATGGCTCATTCGCAAATTAATACAATACCGGATAAAACCATTCTTCTAGAAGCATTGCAACGTGTAAAAAAATATATTCACAATACGCCCGTTTTGCAGAATAAGGGCATAAATGAAATCACCGGCTCAGTTTTATATTTTAAATGTGAAAATTTTCAGAAAATTGGCGCTTTTAAATTTAGGGGTGGAATCAATACGATTTTCCAGCTGAGTGAAGAAGAAATGCAAAAAGGAGTGGCCACCCATTCATCGGGAAATCATGGTCAGGCGGTGGCATTGGCGGCTAAAATGAGAAATATCACGGCCTATATCGTTATGCCCCAAAATTCAACCAAAGTCAAGATAGAGGCTGTCCGGTCTTATGGAGCAGAACTTATTTTTTGTGATAATTCTTTACAAGCCCGTGAAGATAAACTCAATGAAATCATCAGCGAAACCGGCGCTCATTTTGTACATCCTTATGATGATTATAGAGTGATTGCAGGTCAGTCAACATCAGCGCAAGAGTTAATTCAAGACTATCCCAAACTTGACATTATAATTACACCAATTGGTGGGGGAGGCCTCATTTCAGGAACTGCCCTGGCGGCAAAATATTTTTCACCCAGGACCGAAGTCATCGGTTCAGAGCCAGAAGGCGCCGACAGCGCAGCGCTTTCCCTTCAAAAGCATCGCTGGACGACCATTGCTGATCCGGAAACCATTTGCGATGGATTAAGAGCTTCGATTGGTAAGAAAAATTTTGATATTATTTCAAAAAATGTGTCTACGGTTTTTCGTGTCAGCGACAGGGAAGCAATTTCAGCTATGAAACTGATTTGGGAGCGAATGAAAATTGTAATTGAACCTTCCTGTGCCGTACCTTTGGCGGCGATTATTAAAAATAAGGATCGCTTTAAAAATAAAAGGGTCGGACTGATCCTCACCGGAGGAAATGTCGATCTGAATAGCGTCTCTGAATTGTTCAAAGAAATTTAAGATTGGATAAACCTAAATATTCACTCATTGTACCCGTCTATAACAGGCCGGATGAGATTAAAGAATTGCTGGAAAGCCTGGTGCCACAAAGCTATGATAATTATGAATTGGTTATTGTAGAAGACGGATCGGACATTCCCTGTGAGGATATCGTCAGTCAATATCAGGACAGCATCGAAATTCGCTATTTTTTTAAGGAAAATGCAGGTCCGAGTTATGCCAGAAATTTTGGCATGGACAAAGCCCTGGGCGAGTATTTTATATTTTGCGATTCCGATTGTATTCTGCCAAAGAATTATTTTCAAAATATTGATGAAGAATTAAAAAAGGAAAAAGTTGATGCTTTTGGCGGCCCCGATCGAGCGCATCCGAGCTTTAATGATCTTCAGAAGGCCACGAGTTATGCCATGACTTCTTTTCTTACTACCGGCGGAATTCGCGGAGGTAAAAAAAAGGTGGATAAATTTTACCCGAGAAGTTTCAATATGGGCATTTCCAGAGAAGTCTTTGAAAATGTAGGTGGTTTTCCCAAAACGAAAATGCATCCTGGCGAAGACATGGTCTTTACCATTGAAATCATGCGCAAAGGCTTTAAAACAAAATTATTGGAAGATGCTTATGTATTTCACAAGCGTAGAACATCATTGGCAAAATTTAAAAAACAGGTTTTTAATTTTGGTTATACCCGGGTAATCATCAGCAGGCTTTACCCTGAGACCTTCAAGATATTTTATGTCTTTCCGAGTCTTTTTATACTCGGCAACCTGGCATTGCTGGCCTTGGGATTTTACCAGCCGGTATTTTTCATTCCAATATCGCTTTACATCGTTCTG is part of the Hyphobacterium sp. CCMP332 genome and encodes:
- a CDS encoding ATP-binding cassette domain-containing protein; translation: MNILDVQDVSKSFGENTALQNVSLSISKGEIFGLLGPNGAGKSTMIRIITQIIKADSGEILIKGEKLKPEHIEVIGYLPEERGLYKKMKVGDQLMYLARLKGLEKSEAFEKIKYWIKKFEIEEWWNKKIEDLSKGMQQKVQFISTVVHDPDILILDEPFSGFDPINANLIRDEILQLRDQGCSIIFSTHRMESVEELCDHIALINNAKKILDGPKFEIKEAHKKHSYRVEYKGDDLALAAPYAISSNATLQNTNKETVIIDQSKGDPNELIKLLAQKVEIHSFSEIIPSMNDIFISKVQEVNHG
- a CDS encoding ABC transporter permease produces the protein MDKIWLILQREYLTRVKKKSFIIMTILTPVLFGAMIFFVAWFSTKKGDKKVIEVLDDSGYFEKKLKSNEEVNFVFIGGDLEKAKADFEAHGSFGLLYIPKIDIDKPDGLKLFSGQNPSFDLVNMIKGQISEEIRQLRISDLDIDETMLDKLNVDVNLKTLNMTETGEKESNAGVNFGIGYIASFLIYIFIFLYGAQVMRGVIEEKSSRIVEVIISSVKPFQLMMGKVLGVAAVGLTQFVIWVILMSAVSASASTFTGINELKDNPAVTRGADVDFEQMENNEEIAGIFRAIENIPIAQIISLFIFYFLGGYLVYASLFAMVGSAVDSEADSQQFMLPITIPLLLAIFSLGPVLSDPNSQLAFWLSMIPFTSPVVMMGRIAYGVAGWEIALSMLLLIGGFVLTTWVAARVYRVGILIHGSKVNYKVLVKWFFQN
- a CDS encoding MarC family protein, with protein sequence MLNFKEIASVSIILFSVIDILGSIPIIINLRKKFGHIQSEKISIVAIVIMVAFLFLGESILKLFGIDVYSFAIAGAIIIFLLGMEMVLGVEIFKASPGEKSSSSVVPIAFPLIAGAGTMTTILSLRAEFEQINVLVGIFVNMVLVYIVLKSSNWLERKIGQAGFNILRKVFGIILLAIAIKLFKQNVLH
- a CDS encoding PorT family protein — its product is MMKGKKTFLKTIFTVLFLFSINNLQAQEYYSGDVRFGLGIAPNLSWYNISSDPYSSNGAKAGWSWGFNVDYFFSGTYSLSTGLHLLNYGGKLSYPDIYRNQLGQEFKVRGESDVKSSAVQLPLALKMRTTLLNALNYYGKFGAVAAVNYNRSEDYFTDPNSNINVEIEDRDFNDDSRLFNLSILIGAGIEYNISGNTTAIAGISYHQGILNQLNKRAYLTNDSGMVLASEQTDPGPQGEKQKATINFISLDLGIFF
- a CDS encoding pyridoxal-phosphate dependent enzyme, whose amino-acid sequence is MAHSQINTIPDKTILLEALQRVKKYIHNTPVLQNKGINEITGSVLYFKCENFQKIGAFKFRGGINTIFQLSEEEMQKGVATHSSGNHGQAVALAAKMRNITAYIVMPQNSTKVKIEAVRSYGAELIFCDNSLQAREDKLNEIISETGAHFVHPYDDYRVIAGQSTSAQELIQDYPKLDIIITPIGGGGLISGTALAAKYFSPRTEVIGSEPEGADSAALSLQKHRWTTIADPETICDGLRASIGKKNFDIISKNVSTVFRVSDREAISAMKLIWERMKIVIEPSCAVPLAAIIKNKDRFKNKRVGLILTGGNVDLNSVSELFKEI
- a CDS encoding glycosyltransferase, with the translated sequence MVQRNLRLDKPKYSLIVPVYNRPDEIKELLESLVPQSYDNYELVIVEDGSDIPCEDIVSQYQDSIEIRYFFKENAGPSYARNFGMDKALGEYFIFCDSDCILPKNYFQNIDEELKKEKVDAFGGPDRAHPSFNDLQKATSYAMTSFLTTGGIRGGKKKVDKFYPRSFNMGISREVFENVGGFPKTKMHPGEDMVFTIEIMRKGFKTKLLEDAYVFHKRRTSLAKFKKQVFNFGYTRVIISRLYPETFKIFYVFPSLFILGNLALLALGFYQPVFFIPISLYIVLLFLDALLKEKKLSVAFLSIATSLTQLWAYGTGFIKAWWDINVKGRDKFGVISRK